The proteins below are encoded in one region of Micromonospora yangpuensis:
- a CDS encoding DUF5995 family protein, with protein sequence MAEPVWGPVHRDIVDLLADHPADVPAVVDHLTKLQDLLVRLPPLEASCPLADFNRLYLVITESVLDGLYDGRFADPVFLSRLDVEFAARYFDALRLWTESSSTTPQAWACLFERMRGPDARPLPSAAAGVNAHINFDLPFALVTTFDHLESEPVDGSDQHRDYLEINAIFADRIPMLRRGYLDRWQLIIDMLNGDFDDWYQGELVEYTRDVAWRNAQKIWRCRHDPHARDGERARLDQTAASFGRLLLSPLGALLQ encoded by the coding sequence ATGGCCGAACCGGTGTGGGGACCCGTTCACCGGGACATCGTCGACCTGCTTGCCGATCATCCGGCGGACGTGCCGGCGGTGGTCGATCACCTCACGAAGTTGCAGGACCTCCTCGTCCGGCTGCCTCCGCTGGAGGCGAGCTGTCCGTTGGCCGACTTCAACCGGCTGTATCTGGTGATCACCGAAAGCGTGCTGGACGGCCTGTACGACGGGCGCTTCGCCGACCCGGTGTTCCTGTCCCGCCTGGACGTCGAGTTCGCGGCCCGCTACTTCGACGCGTTGCGGCTCTGGACCGAGTCCAGCTCGACCACGCCCCAGGCCTGGGCGTGCCTGTTCGAGCGGATGCGGGGCCCGGACGCCCGACCGTTGCCCTCGGCTGCCGCCGGGGTCAACGCGCACATCAACTTCGACCTGCCCTTCGCCCTGGTCACCACCTTCGACCACCTGGAGTCCGAGCCGGTCGACGGCAGTGACCAGCACCGGGACTATCTGGAGATCAACGCGATCTTCGCCGACCGGATCCCGATGTTGCGCCGGGGCTACCTGGACCGCTGGCAGCTGATCATCGACATGCTCAACGGTGACTTCGACGACTGGTACCAGGGCGAGTTGGTGGAGTACACCCGCGACGTCGCCTGGCGCAACGCGCAGAAGATCTGGCGGTGCCGGCACGATCCGCACGCCCGTGACGGTGAGCGGGCCCGGCTGGACCAGACCGCCGCGTCGTTCGGTCGGCTGCTGCTCTCGCCCCTCGGGGCGCTGTTGCAGTAG
- a CDS encoding FAD-dependent oxidoreductase yields MRPARPPRVLVIGAGTGGLCLAHGLRRAGIDVAVYERYRTRTDGLLSYRIGIGPTGSSALRECLPPELFDVFLATCARSPRYFNVITERLRETASFTLRPDTDPVKTERSVARMTLRQVLLTGMEDVVHFDKTCTHYVQHDNGTVTAYFDDGDTAVGDLLVGADGTHSVIRRQYLPEAVVSDAGTVNIAVRIPLTDHTRSLVPERIRQGISLIFATGGIMGVLHVMEFKWDGAGRLKPDVDPADAELLARWPGLRHDTTRDYINIVIWSTARRFPADVMRMRGGELIALALDLTQGWHPHLRELLARADPASAMPIRVSTSEPVAPWPASSVTLLGDAIHTMTPGRGVGANTALRDAALLCRQLAQAAAGGKTLLDAVADYERLMLPYGFARVADSLARNGTNGDDRLYRPVFGRLALLGARGYFRVTSRVPPLRRKFVDDFYTYRGEDD; encoded by the coding sequence GTGAGGCCGGCCAGGCCACCCCGGGTCCTGGTGATCGGCGCCGGCACCGGGGGGCTGTGCCTGGCCCACGGGCTGCGCCGGGCCGGCATCGACGTAGCGGTGTACGAGCGGTACCGCACCCGCACCGACGGCCTGCTCAGTTACCGGATCGGCATCGGCCCCACCGGCAGCTCGGCGCTGCGGGAGTGCCTGCCGCCGGAGCTGTTCGACGTCTTCCTCGCCACCTGCGCGCGGTCCCCCCGGTACTTCAACGTGATCACCGAGCGGCTCCGCGAGACCGCCTCGTTCACGCTGCGCCCGGACACCGACCCGGTGAAGACCGAACGCTCGGTGGCCCGGATGACCCTGCGGCAGGTCCTGCTCACCGGCATGGAGGACGTGGTCCACTTCGACAAGACCTGCACCCACTACGTCCAGCACGACAACGGGACCGTCACGGCGTACTTCGACGACGGCGACACCGCGGTCGGCGACCTGCTGGTAGGCGCGGACGGCACCCACTCGGTGATCCGCCGCCAGTACCTGCCTGAGGCGGTCGTCTCCGACGCCGGCACGGTCAACATCGCGGTACGGATCCCGCTCACCGACCACACCCGGAGCCTGGTGCCCGAGCGGATCCGGCAGGGCATCTCACTGATCTTCGCCACCGGCGGGATCATGGGCGTGCTGCACGTGATGGAGTTCAAGTGGGACGGTGCCGGCCGGCTCAAGCCGGACGTCGATCCGGCCGACGCCGAACTGCTCGCCCGCTGGCCGGGGCTGCGTCACGACACCACCCGCGACTACATCAACATCGTCATCTGGAGCACCGCGCGGCGGTTCCCCGCCGACGTCATGCGGATGCGGGGCGGGGAGCTGATCGCGCTGGCCCTCGACCTCACCCAGGGCTGGCATCCGCATCTGCGTGAGCTGCTGGCCCGCGCCGACCCGGCCAGCGCCATGCCGATCAGGGTGTCCACCTCGGAGCCGGTGGCACCGTGGCCGGCCAGCTCGGTCACCCTGCTCGGCGACGCCATCCACACCATGACCCCGGGACGCGGGGTCGGCGCGAACACCGCCCTGCGCGACGCCGCGCTGCTCTGCCGGCAGCTCGCCCAGGCAGCGGCCGGCGGCAAGACGCTGCTCGACGCGGTGGCCGACTACGAGCGCCTGATGCTGCCGTACGGCTTCGCGCGGGTCGCCGACTCACTGGCCCGCAACGGCACCAACGGTGACGACCGGTTGTACCGTCCGGTGTTCGGCCGGCTGGCGCTGCTCGGCGCGCGCGGCTACTTCCGGGTCACCAGCCGGGTGCCGCCGCTGCGGCGCAAGTTCGTCGACGACTTCTACACCTACCGCGGCGAGGACGACTGA
- a CDS encoding TcmI family type II polyketide cyclase: protein MERSLIIAKVVPTAEEQVAEIFAESDATELPQLAGVRRRSLYRLHDLYVHLLETEMPGHGAVEAVREHPEFARVSARLRPYVSPYLSTWRAPRDAMAHRFYQWDAPDAGRQP from the coding sequence ATGGAGCGTTCGCTGATCATCGCGAAGGTGGTCCCGACCGCGGAGGAGCAGGTGGCCGAGATCTTCGCCGAGTCCGACGCGACCGAACTGCCGCAGCTGGCCGGGGTCCGCCGCCGGTCGCTCTACCGCCTGCACGACCTCTACGTCCACCTGCTGGAGACCGAGATGCCGGGCCACGGGGCGGTGGAGGCGGTCCGGGAACACCCCGAGTTCGCCCGGGTCAGCGCCCGGCTGCGGCCCTACGTCTCGCCGTACCTGTCGACCTGGCGGGCGCCCCGCGACGCGATGGCCCACCGGTTCTACCAGTGGGACGCCCCGGACGCCGGGCGGCAACCGTGA
- a CDS encoding acetyl-CoA carboxylase carboxyltransferase subunit alpha: MTATAPHDGQLWSRCAGCASLLYRKRLLRNLDVCPECGVPARLGAPERLRQLVDPATFVALPERTPDVDPIDFVDVLPYPHRVSAARAATGLAEAVLVGTAAVGGHRVALAVMDFRFLGGSLGCAVGELITRTAERALAERIPLVLVTASGGARMQEGALSLMQMATVSQAVAALREAGVLTVSVLTDPTYGGVAASFATNTDLVLAESGARMGFAGPRVIRQVTGRGLPEGFQTADFLLRHGQVDMVVPRRALRGRLTALLAATVRPTGPRTGGPGAPTVSAAPPTGSAPVPAPAGGARSAPSGDAWETVRTARHPGRPTTLDYLDSVFDGFVELHGDRLGGDCPAVVGGLARLDDRHLMVIGHQKGHTTAELVARNFGMASPAGHRKALRLMRLAARLGLPVVTLVDTPGADPGVAAEEHGQAAAIAENILTMSCLPVPVVAVITGEGGSGGALAFAVADRVLMLQHAVYSVISPEGCAAILWPDRSAAPQAARALRLTAGDLCRLGIVDDVVPEPTPAAHQDPAAAAQALRGMLLANLLPLLEVAPTTLVRSRRARFRRFGAARSTSSGTSR; encoded by the coding sequence GTGACCGCCACCGCGCCCCACGACGGGCAGCTCTGGTCCCGCTGCGCCGGCTGCGCCAGCCTGCTGTACCGCAAACGGCTGCTGCGCAATCTCGACGTCTGTCCCGAGTGCGGGGTGCCGGCCCGGCTCGGTGCCCCGGAACGGCTGCGGCAGCTGGTCGACCCGGCCACCTTCGTGGCGTTGCCGGAGCGTACCCCCGACGTGGACCCGATCGACTTCGTCGACGTGCTGCCGTACCCGCACCGGGTAAGCGCGGCCCGCGCCGCCACCGGGTTGGCCGAGGCGGTGCTGGTCGGCACCGCCGCGGTCGGCGGGCACCGGGTCGCGCTGGCGGTGATGGACTTCCGGTTCCTCGGCGGCAGTCTCGGCTGCGCGGTGGGTGAGCTGATCACCCGGACCGCCGAGCGGGCGCTGGCCGAGCGGATCCCGCTGGTGCTGGTCACCGCCAGCGGTGGGGCGCGGATGCAGGAGGGCGCGCTGTCGCTGATGCAGATGGCCACGGTCAGCCAGGCGGTGGCCGCGCTGCGGGAGGCCGGCGTGCTGACCGTCAGCGTGCTCACCGATCCGACGTACGGCGGGGTGGCGGCGTCGTTCGCCACCAACACCGACCTGGTGCTTGCCGAGTCCGGGGCGCGGATGGGCTTCGCCGGTCCCCGGGTCATCCGGCAGGTCACCGGCCGGGGGTTGCCCGAGGGGTTCCAGACCGCCGACTTCCTGCTGCGCCACGGTCAGGTCGACATGGTGGTGCCCCGGCGGGCCCTGCGGGGCCGGCTGACGGCGCTGCTCGCCGCGACCGTCCGACCCACCGGCCCCCGGACCGGCGGACCCGGGGCCCCGACGGTCTCCGCCGCACCACCGACCGGGTCCGCGCCGGTGCCGGCCCCCGCCGGCGGCGCGCGGTCGGCCCCGTCCGGTGACGCCTGGGAGACGGTACGCACCGCCCGGCATCCGGGCCGGCCGACCACCCTGGACTACCTGGACAGTGTCTTCGACGGCTTCGTCGAGCTGCACGGCGACCGGCTGGGCGGGGACTGCCCGGCGGTGGTCGGCGGCCTGGCCCGGCTGGACGACCGGCACCTGATGGTGATCGGTCACCAGAAGGGGCACACCACCGCCGAGTTGGTGGCCCGCAACTTCGGCATGGCCAGTCCGGCCGGGCACCGCAAGGCGTTGCGGCTGATGCGGCTCGCCGCCCGGCTGGGTCTGCCGGTGGTCACCCTCGTCGACACCCCCGGCGCCGATCCCGGGGTCGCCGCCGAGGAGCACGGTCAGGCAGCCGCGATCGCCGAGAACATCCTGACCATGAGCTGCCTGCCCGTCCCGGTGGTCGCGGTGATCACGGGGGAGGGCGGCAGCGGTGGCGCGCTGGCGTTCGCGGTGGCCGACCGGGTGCTGATGCTGCAGCACGCGGTCTACTCGGTGATCAGCCCGGAGGGCTGCGCGGCGATCCTCTGGCCGGACCGGTCGGCGGCCCCGCAGGCGGCCCGCGCGTTGCGGCTCACCGCCGGGGACCTGTGCCGGCTGGGCATCGTCGACGACGTGGTGCCCGAACCGACGCCGGCGGCCCACCAGGATCCGGCCGCCGCCGCGCAGGCGCTGCGCGGGATGCTGCTGGCGAACCTGCTGCCGCTGCTGGAGGTGGCACCCACGACGTTGGTACGCAGTCGCCGGGCCCGGTTCCGCCGGTTCGGTGCGGCCCGCAGCACGTCCTCGGGGACCTCGCGGTGA
- a CDS encoding AfsR/SARP family transcriptional regulator codes for MSRDPRPSVRDQPVSLHLLGGFRLLRAGAPVVVPRGLQRVIALIGLRPDATRSNLAGLLWPEAPEERALSSLRTALWRLRQDPCCPLVATGDTVRLDPVVQLDVDDLVHTAARVRDGADAQIAAGALAAGRHDLLPGWYDDWVLLERERLRQLRLHMLEQVAGHHLAAGRHGDALEAALEAMAAEPLRETPHRLVVRIHLAEGNAFEAVHAFYVYRDLLLRELHLEPSAAMAALLDETLAPIRQATRAGTGRPPGNPADRRAPRPR; via the coding sequence GTGAGCCGTGATCCGCGCCCGTCCGTCCGCGACCAGCCGGTGTCGCTGCACCTGCTCGGCGGGTTCCGCCTGCTGCGTGCCGGCGCGCCGGTGGTGGTGCCGCGTGGCCTGCAACGGGTCATCGCCCTGATCGGGCTACGCCCGGACGCCACCCGCAGCAACCTGGCCGGCCTGCTCTGGCCGGAGGCACCCGAGGAGCGGGCCCTCTCCTCACTGCGTACCGCCCTGTGGCGGTTACGGCAGGACCCGTGCTGCCCGCTGGTGGCCACCGGTGACACCGTCCGCCTCGACCCGGTGGTCCAGCTCGACGTCGACGACCTGGTGCACACCGCCGCCCGGGTCCGCGACGGCGCCGACGCGCAGATCGCCGCCGGGGCGCTGGCCGCCGGCCGGCACGACCTGCTGCCCGGCTGGTACGACGACTGGGTGCTGCTGGAGCGGGAACGGCTGCGGCAGCTCCGGCTGCACATGCTGGAGCAGGTCGCCGGGCACCACCTGGCCGCCGGTCGGCACGGTGACGCCCTGGAGGCGGCCCTGGAGGCGATGGCCGCCGAACCGCTGCGGGAGACCCCGCACCGGCTGGTGGTCCGGATCCACCTGGCCGAGGGCAACGCCTTCGAGGCGGTGCACGCCTTCTACGTCTACCGTGACCTGCTCCTGCGGGAACTGCACCTGGAGCCCTCCGCGGCGATGGCCGCGCTGCTCGACGAGACCCTCGCGCCGATCCGGCAGGCCACCCGCGCGGGCACCGGCCGGCCGCCCGGCAACCCGGCGGACCGCCGCGCACCCCGCCCCCGCTGA
- a CDS encoding helix-turn-helix transcriptional regulator, translating to MASDVDSAPLVGRAHQVALLRSALLDDVRQGHTAAVFVTGESGVGKTRLLREVGALLRERGALVLTGSCLDIGDASPLHPLLQALRRLDTAAAGARTSSSVRGMLQMFAAETPTDGAGALLERVSRGLHLIAEGRPLVLVLDDLQWVDRTTRQLLLYLLAGLGDLQLSVLAAVRAESLQGAHPLRRVLTELRRLRSVRVVDLAPLDRAGTEQLAAAVVGPALTAEAAELVWQRSGGNPFVAEELARDVRDGRDGLSDTLREIFLARVDALPEHAHQVVHAVAAGVEPVEHWLLARVVRLPEEELIEAVRAAVAHRLLVGADEGYRLRHRLVAEVLAHELLPAERRVLHRRYAEALTSAEAELHQARLAHHWRLAGEPARALPAAMAAAGEAQRLHGYAEAHRHWSVALQLADGADGPRDVDRAVLLEHAAESAHQCGEHARALALLEELGAVGAGPPSCSLRIRRARYLAAAGRSAPAETEYRLVLEDPDCTPGERATAAAYLAELLVQMGRYADAGQRARVALQLCADVAGSTSEVVRASAALGFSEAYLEDPDAGLTVMREALTVAERSGRPDDVACAYLHLAEFLTGPLNVIEEGVVVARRGAERVAELGLGRTYETRLLAIATNGLFRVGQWAEAEKVVAAALRHRPSGADAVELLLARCRLSVGYGDVEAADRDLDAVATVLAGGGARHVLPMLTLRAGLAMWQGRHDVARQAVQRGLTESRSDDVVILAALVWHGLRAEAEAHASRTVAVDRTAVRRLREAMDRIAARSAGASRQVRSVVDNFLALCAAEISRFDGGSDPELWARSALAWDRDNHPYPAAYSRLRQAEALLARRARPATASRLLREAHQIAQNLGAVPLTSEIRDLAARGRVTLAERDPGTDRRSGAAASPADSGGDDLAGLTSREREVLAAVAEGLTNKEIGQRLFISERTIGVHVSHIFDKLQVRTRVQASAIFLRNRPE from the coding sequence ATGGCCAGCGATGTGGACAGCGCACCGCTCGTCGGCCGCGCCCACCAGGTGGCCCTGCTGCGATCCGCACTCCTCGACGACGTCCGTCAGGGGCACACCGCGGCGGTCTTCGTCACCGGGGAGAGCGGGGTCGGCAAGACCCGACTACTACGCGAGGTGGGTGCCCTGCTGCGTGAGCGGGGGGCGCTCGTGCTGACCGGTTCCTGCCTCGACATCGGTGACGCCTCACCGCTGCACCCGTTGCTGCAGGCCCTGCGTCGCCTCGACACCGCCGCCGCGGGCGCGCGGACGTCCTCCTCGGTGCGCGGCATGCTGCAGATGTTTGCTGCTGAGACGCCCACCGACGGTGCCGGCGCGTTGCTGGAGCGGGTCTCCCGGGGGCTGCACCTGATCGCCGAGGGTCGCCCCCTGGTGCTGGTGCTGGACGATCTGCAGTGGGTCGACCGGACCACCCGGCAGTTGCTGCTGTACCTGCTCGCCGGGTTGGGGGATCTGCAGCTGTCGGTGTTGGCGGCGGTGCGGGCGGAGTCGTTGCAGGGTGCGCACCCGTTGCGGCGGGTCCTGACCGAGCTGCGGCGGTTGCGTTCGGTGCGGGTGGTGGACCTGGCGCCGTTGGACCGGGCCGGGACCGAGCAGCTCGCCGCCGCGGTGGTGGGGCCGGCGTTGACCGCCGAGGCGGCCGAGTTGGTCTGGCAGCGCAGTGGCGGCAACCCGTTCGTGGCCGAGGAGTTGGCCCGAGATGTGCGGGATGGGCGGGACGGGCTTTCCGACACATTGCGGGAGATCTTCCTGGCCCGGGTGGATGCGCTGCCCGAGCACGCGCACCAGGTGGTGCACGCGGTCGCGGCCGGGGTGGAGCCGGTGGAGCACTGGCTGTTGGCCCGGGTGGTCCGGCTGCCGGAGGAGGAGCTGATCGAGGCGGTCCGGGCGGCGGTGGCGCACCGGCTGCTGGTCGGGGCCGACGAGGGGTACCGGCTACGGCACCGGCTGGTGGCCGAGGTGCTGGCGCACGAGCTGCTGCCGGCCGAGCGTCGGGTGTTGCACCGGCGCTACGCCGAGGCGCTGACCTCGGCCGAGGCGGAGCTGCACCAGGCGCGGTTGGCCCACCACTGGCGGTTGGCCGGGGAGCCGGCCCGGGCGTTGCCGGCCGCGATGGCCGCCGCCGGTGAGGCGCAGCGCCTGCACGGGTACGCCGAGGCGCATCGGCACTGGTCGGTGGCGTTGCAGCTGGCCGACGGCGCGGACGGGCCCCGGGACGTGGACCGGGCCGTCCTGCTGGAGCACGCGGCCGAGTCGGCGCACCAGTGCGGTGAGCACGCGCGGGCGCTGGCCCTGCTGGAGGAGTTGGGGGCGGTCGGCGCCGGTCCGCCGTCGTGCTCGTTGCGGATCCGGCGGGCGCGGTACCTGGCGGCGGCGGGCCGCTCGGCGCCGGCGGAGACCGAGTACCGGCTGGTCCTGGAGGACCCGGACTGCACGCCGGGGGAACGGGCCACCGCCGCGGCGTACCTGGCGGAGCTGCTGGTGCAGATGGGCCGGTACGCCGACGCCGGGCAGCGGGCCCGGGTGGCGTTGCAGCTGTGTGCGGACGTGGCGGGGTCGACCTCGGAGGTGGTCCGGGCCAGTGCGGCGCTGGGGTTCAGCGAGGCGTACCTGGAGGACCCGGATGCCGGTCTGACGGTGATGCGTGAGGCGTTGACCGTCGCCGAGCGTTCCGGCCGGCCGGATGACGTGGCCTGCGCGTACCTGCATCTGGCGGAGTTCCTGACCGGTCCGCTGAACGTGATCGAGGAGGGTGTGGTGGTGGCCCGCCGGGGTGCCGAGCGGGTCGCCGAGCTGGGGTTGGGGCGCACGTACGAGACCCGGCTGCTGGCCATCGCCACCAACGGGTTGTTCCGGGTGGGGCAGTGGGCCGAGGCGGAGAAGGTCGTCGCGGCGGCGTTGCGCCACCGTCCGTCCGGGGCCGACGCGGTGGAGTTGCTGCTGGCCCGGTGCCGGTTGTCGGTGGGCTACGGCGACGTCGAGGCCGCCGACCGGGACCTGGACGCGGTGGCCACCGTCCTGGCCGGTGGCGGGGCACGGCACGTGTTGCCGATGTTGACGCTGCGGGCCGGCCTGGCGATGTGGCAGGGCCGACACGACGTGGCCCGGCAGGCGGTGCAGCGGGGCCTTACCGAGAGCCGCTCCGACGACGTGGTGATCCTCGCCGCGCTGGTGTGGCACGGATTGCGGGCCGAGGCGGAGGCCCACGCCAGCCGTACCGTGGCGGTCGACCGTACGGCGGTGCGGCGGCTGCGGGAGGCGATGGACCGGATCGCCGCGCGCAGCGCCGGCGCGTCCCGGCAGGTGCGTAGCGTGGTGGACAACTTCCTGGCGCTCTGCGCCGCGGAGATCAGCCGTTTCGACGGCGGCAGCGACCCGGAGCTGTGGGCCCGGTCGGCGCTGGCCTGGGACCGGGACAACCACCCGTATCCGGCGGCGTACTCGCGGCTGCGGCAGGCCGAGGCCCTGCTGGCCCGGCGGGCCCGCCCGGCCACCGCCAGCAGGCTGCTGCGCGAGGCACACCAGATCGCACAGAACCTGGGAGCCGTGCCACTGACCTCGGAGATCAGGGACCTGGCCGCCCGGGGCCGGGTGACCCTGGCCGAGCGCGACCCGGGCACGGACCGGCGGTCCGGCGCGGCCGCGTCGCCGGCCGACTCCGGCGGTGACGACCTGGCCGGGCTGACCAGCCGGGAACGCGAGGTGCTCGCCGCGGTCGCGGAGGGGCTGACCAACAAGGAGATCGGTCAGCGGTTGTTCATCAGCGAACGCACCATCGGGGTGCACGTGTCACACATCTTCGACAAGCTCCAGGTACGCACCCGGGTCCAGGCCAGCGCCATCTTCCTGCGCAATCGTCCGGAGTAG
- a CDS encoding helix-hairpin-helix domain-containing protein, which produces MALTFGHILTAILALAVGLVGGWYLRGRQDTRPAEHSIVDGDPVAGITSFGGVPATTPADTEPPVAAVATEPRAATVDPVPVPATVDTEQPKAVVDREPTEDESTPDTATTDAVTPDTAPDRTTTTAPEPTSTATTDKPVATEPVAGEPVTTEPVAAEPVATEPVATEPVVGEPVATEPVATEPVATEPVATEPVVGEPGTTGGDSSAAATTEVPRPRRSSDLRTDEAPAPDGTADDAPAPETSVDAPAPAATSGGVPETDPAGTDGPAAPGSDIAAQATGTSDAAPTPVTGARVPETPVAEAEPVEPRPAPPTTGETGVDATPVVPTTAEQEAEPVDDFRRIQGIGPKLATALQAAGIRTYRQLASLDEAALRETVRAAGLRGAPGLATWPQQAKVLAGARTEAEQILP; this is translated from the coding sequence GTGGCGTTGACTTTCGGGCACATACTGACGGCGATCCTGGCACTGGCTGTCGGGCTGGTCGGTGGCTGGTACCTGCGTGGACGGCAGGACACCCGTCCCGCCGAGCACTCCATCGTGGACGGTGACCCGGTCGCCGGCATCACCTCGTTCGGTGGGGTGCCGGCCACCACCCCGGCCGACACCGAACCGCCGGTCGCCGCCGTCGCCACCGAGCCCCGGGCCGCCACGGTCGACCCGGTGCCCGTGCCGGCCACCGTCGACACCGAGCAGCCGAAGGCCGTGGTCGACCGGGAGCCGACCGAGGACGAGAGCACGCCGGACACCGCGACCACCGATGCGGTCACCCCGGACACCGCCCCCGACCGGACCACCACCACCGCACCCGAACCCACCTCGACCGCGACCACCGACAAGCCGGTCGCCACCGAACCCGTCGCCGGCGAGCCCGTCACCACGGAGCCGGTCGCCGCCGAACCCGTCGCCACCGAACCCGTCGCCACCGAGCCGGTCGTCGGCGAGCCGGTCGCCACCGAGCCCGTCGCCACCGAGCCCGTCGCCACCGAGCCGGTCGCCACCGAGCCGGTCGTCGGCGAGCCGGGAACGACCGGGGGCGACAGCAGCGCTGCCGCGACCACCGAGGTGCCCCGGCCGCGCCGGTCGTCCGACCTGCGCACCGACGAGGCACCGGCCCCGGACGGCACCGCCGACGACGCGCCGGCACCGGAGACGTCCGTCGACGCGCCGGCACCCGCCGCGACGTCCGGCGGCGTACCGGAGACCGACCCCGCGGGCACCGACGGCCCGGCGGCCCCCGGATCGGACATCGCCGCGCAGGCGACCGGGACCTCGGATGCAGCCCCGACCCCGGTGACCGGGGCACGCGTGCCGGAGACGCCGGTCGCCGAGGCCGAGCCGGTCGAGCCCCGGCCGGCACCGCCCACCACCGGCGAGACCGGAGTCGACGCCACCCCGGTGGTGCCCACGACCGCCGAGCAGGAGGCGGAGCCGGTCGACGACTTCCGCCGGATCCAGGGCATCGGGCCGAAACTGGCCACCGCCCTGCAGGCTGCCGGCATCCGCACCTACCGGCAGCTTGCCTCGTTGGACGAGGCGGCGCTGCGGGAGACCGTCCGGGCCGCCGGGCTACGCGGTGCTCCGGGCCTGGCCACCTGGCCGCAACAGGCCAAGGTCCTGGCCGGCGCCCGAACCGAGGCGGAGCAGATCCTTCCCTGA
- a CDS encoding TcmI family type II polyketide cyclase has translation MSRLLIVSRIIPGSEGRVAQIFNESDATDLPGLTGVRHRSLYCLHDLCVHLMETADVAPDALAEARNHPLFREVNERLSAHTSPYLPTWRSPRDAIAGCFYTWNASDAVTTTGAAG, from the coding sequence ATGAGTCGTCTACTGATCGTCAGCCGGATCATCCCGGGTTCGGAGGGGCGGGTGGCCCAGATCTTCAACGAGTCCGACGCGACCGACCTACCCGGCCTGACCGGGGTACGGCACCGTTCCCTGTACTGCCTGCATGACCTGTGCGTACACCTGATGGAGACCGCCGACGTGGCCCCCGACGCGCTGGCCGAGGCCCGCAACCACCCGCTGTTCCGCGAGGTCAACGAGCGGCTGTCCGCGCACACCTCGCCGTACCTGCCGACCTGGCGCTCACCGCGCGACGCGATCGCCGGGTGTTTCTACACCTGGAACGCAAGCGACGCGGTGACCACGACCGGCGCTGCCGGCTGA